The Geothrix sp. genome has a window encoding:
- a CDS encoding polyprenyl synthetase family protein, translating into MLDALLTKPFQKGEAARLGEAMRYSLEAGGKRVRPILCLLAAEAVGGTAAQALPGALALEYIHTYSLIHDDLPAMDDDDLRRGRPTNHKVYGEGHAILAGDGLLTEAFGVLAAAELDPVRRAQALALLAEGAGWRGMVGGQALDLEGETLATYDLDHLRLIHRLKTGALLRTSLEIGAVLGGAAPAERAALRAYGEAIGLAFQIQDDILDATATEADLGKRAGKDAGRGKITYPSLLGLDGARNALSEATETALCHLASLPNRSSLAAWARYLAQRAK; encoded by the coding sequence CTGCTGGACGCCCTCCTCACCAAGCCCTTCCAGAAGGGCGAGGCCGCCCGCCTGGGCGAGGCCATGCGCTACAGCCTGGAAGCCGGTGGCAAGCGGGTGCGCCCCATCCTCTGCCTGCTGGCCGCCGAGGCCGTGGGTGGCACCGCGGCCCAAGCCCTGCCCGGCGCCCTGGCGCTCGAATACATCCACACCTACTCGCTGATCCACGACGACCTGCCGGCCATGGACGACGACGACCTCCGCCGCGGCCGGCCCACCAACCACAAGGTCTATGGCGAGGGCCACGCCATCCTGGCGGGCGACGGCCTGCTGACCGAGGCCTTCGGCGTGCTGGCGGCCGCGGAGCTGGATCCCGTCCGTCGGGCCCAGGCCCTGGCGCTGCTGGCCGAGGGCGCAGGCTGGCGCGGCATGGTTGGCGGGCAGGCCCTGGACCTGGAGGGCGAAACGCTCGCCACCTATGACCTGGACCACCTCCGCCTCATCCACCGCCTGAAGACCGGCGCCCTGCTGCGGACCTCCCTGGAGATCGGCGCCGTGCTCGGGGGCGCCGCCCCCGCGGAACGGGCCGCCCTGCGGGCCTATGGCGAGGCCATCGGCCTGGCATTCCAGATCCAGGACGACATTCTGGATGCCACCGCCACCGAGGCGGATCTGGGCAAGCGCGCCGGAAAGGATGCGGGCAGGGGTAAGATCACCTACCCTTCGCTCCTGGGCCTGGACGGCGCCCGCAACGCCCTGAGTGAAGCCACCGAGACCGCCCTATGTCACCTAGCCTCCCTTCCCAATCGCAGTTCCTTGGCAGCCTGGGCCCGCTATCTGGCCCAGCGGGCGAAGTAG